CAAaacatctgtaaacatttttacacagtTATTAAGTTTATATTAAGTTCACTTTAATTCTACCAGAAATTATGGATGATGACTTGATACCTTCTTCCCATAGGTGATGTATAACCAATCCACAGCCACCACCTGCTTTCACAGTCTGCCACTGCTCAGATGTGTGTTCGTACGTGAGCGTATCACTGTGGTTCATGCCCACAGCTCCTTTTcagccatgggccatgatgctCTCTTCCATGCCAAGACCATGGGTCTCAACACTGTGTTCACTGACCACTCGCTTTTCGGATTCGCCGACCTCAGCTCTGTGCTGACCAATAAACTGCTTACTGTGACTTTATGCGACACCAACCACATCATATGTGTGTCCTACACCAGCAAGGAGAACACTGTACTGAGGGCTGCCCTAGACCCTGACATTGTCTCTGTCATCCCCAATGCGGTCGACCCCACTGATTTCACGCCTGACCCCAGTCGCCGTGACAACAACAAGATAACCATAGTCGTAGTAAGCCGGTTGGTCTACAGGAAAGGTAGGCAGTGCATGATATAATAGATGATTTGTTTGCTATGGGAATGTGTGCAGTGATGAATTGATTTGTCTATCACTGTTTTTAGGAATTGACCTGCTGGGAGGAATCATCCCAGAGCTATGTGCCAAGTATCCAGATCTCTGCTTTCTGATTGGTGGAGAAGGTCCTAAGCGCCTTGTTCTAGAAGAAGTTAGAGAGAAATATCAGCTTCATGACAGGTTGACAAGTTTCTCTGTTGTATTTACAATAACTCTTGACTGGAGAATGCAAATTACCAGTATCAGGTGTTTTAgctcgggggcacggtggcttagtggttagcacgttcgcctcacacctccagggttgggggttcgattcccgcctccgccttgtgtgtgtggagtttgcatgttctccccgtgcctcgggggtttcctccgggtactccggtttcctcccccggtccaaaaacatgcatggtaggttgattggcatctctggaaaattgtccgtagtgtatgattgcgtgagtgaatgagagtgtctgtgtgccctgcgatgggttggcactccgtccagggtctatcctgccttgatgcccaatgacgcctgagataggcacaggctcctcgtgacccgatgtagttcggataagcggtagaagatgaatgaatgaattctgttttttttgttttgtttttttcttcacccaGATCATCACAAAACAATTTTAGTTAGCAGTGATGGGTAAAACTTGAAATGGTTCAGTCGAACCTAATGAATGGATTCAAATCTAACAAACAGCCTTTGAAAGCTTTTCGGTGACTTGTGCATAGTATATATTACTTGTAAGGCGATTAGAGTAGAATATTTAAAAGCACCTTTTGTGTCTCTAGAGTGCGTCTACTGGGGGCTCTGGATCACAAGGATGTACGGGATGTGCTGGTGCAAGGTCATATCTTCCTGAACACatcattaactgaagctttcTGCATGGCCATAGTAGAGGGAGCCAGCTGTGGCTTGCAGGTCAGTGTGTTTAGTTATAAATGACGTGTGTGCTTGTAGTTTAGAATACTTATTTGAAAGTTAATACCATATTTGAGGATATTTTGTAATCAAATATGTGTAAGTACAACAAACACTACTTGTTTGGTGTATTGAGGGACCTCTAGATGGAAGTATGAACAGAATGTTGTTTGCATTCttctttaatgtgtgtgtgtgtgtgtgtgtaggtagtGAGCACTCGTGTTGGAGGTATACCAGAAGTTCTCCCTGATGAGTTGGTGACCCTGTGTGAGCCAACAGTCAGCTCCCTTTGTGTCGGCTTGGAAAAGGTCATCGCCAAGCAACGCGCAGGCAAAGTGCCCTCACCTGCAGCCATCCACCAACAGGTCAAAACTCTCTACACCTGGAGAAATGTCGCTGATCGCACAGAAAAGGTGTGTGCACTCTATGATGTGAGAATGTCTTGAcaattaatagaatagaattttcGATTGTGCCTTATGGCAATGTCATTATTTAAACTTTACCGTTTCTCTGTGCTGGTAGGTGTATGACCGTGCATGCAGGCAGCCAGTTCTTCCCTTACCTGCTCGACTACAGAGGCTgcgctctcactgtggttctgTCGCTGGCTCTATATTCTCCTTTGTGGCTGTCATTGACTTCCTCTTCCTTCTATTCCTGCAGTGGCTTTGGCCCAATGACCTCACTGATGTTGCTCTGGATGCGACAGGGCCCGGTGGTTGTTGGCAGCAGAGCTTTAGAAAGTAAGAGAGTAAATACCTGAATGCTCCACGGTGTGCTGTTGCTAATACAAGACTGTTACGTCTGGCAAGGATTCAGCTTCTGATATTTGGGACCATGTTTTAACTTCCAAAGATTCTAAACAAGTGCACTGAATTTACCTGTTTACATTCCAGTGAAAGGTGTCTGGTGCAACTGTGATAAACTACTTTATTCCACAAAAAGTGTGTAGTAGATATGAAATCGGTCGAGAAGACTAAATCCTCATTTATTAAA
The genomic region above belongs to Tachysurus vachellii isolate PV-2020 chromosome 8, HZAU_Pvac_v1, whole genome shotgun sequence and contains:
- the piga gene encoding phosphatidylinositol N-acetylglucosaminyltransferase subunit A; amino-acid sequence: MGRRRGCDVRSCPSDTQPFSPHTHSSTESHTDTHSSSTSRCYGYLQSTKHSICMVSDFFYPNMGGVESHIYQLSQCLIEKGHKVVIATHAYGNRRGIRYLTNGLKVYYLPLQVMYNQSTATTCFHSLPLLRCVFVRERITVVHAHSSFSAMGHDALFHAKTMGLNTVFTDHSLFGFADLSSVLTNKLLTVTLCDTNHIICVSYTSKENTVLRAALDPDIVSVIPNAVDPTDFTPDPSRRDNNKITIVVVSRLVYRKGIDLLGGIIPELCAKYPDLCFLIGGEGPKRLVLEEVREKYQLHDRVRLLGALDHKDVRDVLVQGHIFLNTSLTEAFCMAIVEGASCGLQVVSTRVGGIPEVLPDELVTLCEPTVSSLCVGLEKVIAKQRAGKVPSPAAIHQQVKTLYTWRNVADRTEKVYDRACRQPVLPLPARLQRLRSHCGSVAGSIFSFVAVIDFLFLLFLQWLWPNDLTDVALDATGPGGCWQQSFRK